The following are encoded together in the Syngnathus typhle isolate RoL2023-S1 ecotype Sweden linkage group LG5, RoL_Styp_1.0, whole genome shotgun sequence genome:
- the piwil1 gene encoding piwi-like protein 1, producing MASQEKMPIRGRSRSRGRARGQDPGPPGTLSREPAPDVAAKEVGGLVGRGRQKKALVPFTEEAALEISAGFRQVKIGERGGRRRDFHDGGINTRLTMEHVKTSKSGSSGSVIQLSANFFRIVSRPQWVLYQYHVDFNPPMEARRLRTALLFQHEQVLGSAHCFDGAVLFMPQRLDDKVTVLHSRTRNGEDVQITVTLTKELPPTSPVCLQLYNIIFRRILRILGMQQIGRNYYNPKDPLNISQHRLTIWPGYATAILQYESSVMLCTDVSHKVLRSETVLDFMENLRQKCGSHNFSDICAKELVGLIVLTKYNNKTYRIDDIAWDQTPCNTFKKGDKDTSFKDYYRNQYGLEIIDCNQVLLVSHVKRVAPGQTPPGPALLIPELCYFTGLTDKMRADYTIMRDLSAHTKLGPEQRAGRLLGFSSTLNNNTEASGELHKWGLNFDKQLLKLTGRVLPPERLFQQSRSYGYDPRTADWSKEMRGLPVIHSPPLQNWLLLYTRQKSREAQGLLETLYKVAAPLKIALQKAVMIEYEDHPESLLRTLQHNVRAEIQMVVVILSSSRKDKYDCIKKYLCMDCPTPSQCVVARTISRPQALMTIATKIVLQMACKIGGELWSVEIPLKQLMVVGVDCYHDTAAGKRSIGALVASLNQNMTRWYSKVKLQSRGQEIMDGLKMAFAGALKDYYKFNKCFPSRIIVYRDGVGDGQLHTIVDYEVAQIVDSIKSIGQDYMPKLSVVVVKKRINCRLFEHSNGKVLNPPPGTVVDSEVTRPEWYDFYLISQAVAFGSLSPTHYNVVYDTSGLKPDHMQRLTYKLCHMYYNWQGIIAVPAPCQYAHKLAFLVGQSLHKEPNVDLEDLLFYL from the exons ATGGCCAGTCAGGAGAAAATGCCCATTCGCGGACGCTCGCGATCAAGAGGCAGAGCACGTGGTCAGGATCCTGGGCCGCCTGGG ACTCTGTCCAGAGAACCTGCACCAGATGTTGCAGCAAAAGAAGTAGGTGGTTTGGTTGGTCGAGGGAGGCAGAAGAAAGCTCTGGTACCTTTTACTGAAGAAG CTGCTCTGGAGATCTCAGCTGGATTTCGCCAGGTGAAGATTGGGGAAAGAGGTGGGCGTCGAAGAGATTTCCACGATGGCGGCATTAACACCAGGCTGACGATGGAGCATGTCAAAACGTCAAAGTCTG GATCAAGTGGCTCGGTTATTCAGTTGTCGGCCAATTTCTTTCGGATCGTGTCCCGTCCTCAGTGGGTTCTCTACCAATACCATGTGGACTTCAATCCGCCAATGGAGGCCCGTCGCCTTAGAACGGCCCTCCTATTCCAGCATGAGCAAGTCCTGGGCTCTGCTCACTGCTTTGATGGAGCAGTCCTGTTTATGCCGCAAAGACTTGATGACAAG GTCACTGTGCTGCATAGCAGAACAAGAAATGGAGAGGACGTGCAAATAACGGTCACTCTGACTAAGGAACTGCCGCCAACATCACCAGTGTGCCTGCAGTTGTACAACATTATTTTTAGAAG GATTTTGAGAATCCTTGGCATGCAACAGATTGGACGCAATTATTACAACCCCAAAGATCCACTCAACATCTCGCAGCACAG ACTGACTATATGGCCAGGCTATGCCACAGCCATCTTGCAGTACGAGTCGTCAGTCATGCTGTGCACCGACGTGAGCCACAAGGTGCTGCGTAGCGAGACTGTGCTCGACTTTATGGAGAACCTGAGGCAGAAGTGTGGATCACATAACTTCAGTGATATCTGTGCCAAGGAGCTTGTTGGACTTATTGTTCTCACAAA ATACAACAACAAAACCTACAGGATTGACGATATTGCTTGGGATCAAACGCCCTGCAACAcattcaagaaaggggacaaggACACCTCCTTCAAGGACTACTACAGAAAT CAATACGGTCTGGAAATCATTGACTGCAATCAAGTTCTCTTGGTCAGCCACGTGAAGAGAGTTGCTCCAGGTCAAACTCCTCCTGGACCAGCTTTGCTTATCCCAGAACTGTGCTACTTTACAG GCCTCACTGACAAGATGCGAGCAGACTACACCATCATGAGGGATCTCAGTGCGCACACCAAACTGGGACCAGAACAGAGAGCAGGACGCCTTCTCGGATTTTCTTCCACCTTGAACAA CAACACTGAAGCATCGGGAGAGTTACACAAGTGGGGACTAAACTTTGACAAGCAGCTCCTGAAACTGACTGGCAGAGTCCTCCCACCAGAGAGGCTTTTCCAGCAATCAAGATCG TATGGTTACGACCCCCGAACAGCTGACTGGTCGAAAGAGATGCGTGGGTTACCGGTGATTCACTCTCCACCTCTGCAAAACTGGCTGCTGCTTTACACGCGACAGAAGAGCAGAGAAGCTCAAGGCCTCCTGGAGACTCTGTATAAAGTTGCAGCTCCACTTAAGATCGCCTTACAAAAAGCTGTCAT GATTGAATATGAAGATCATCCGGAGTCTTTGCTGCGAACCCTGCAGCATAATGTCAGAGCTGAGATACAGATG GTGGTGGTGAtcctcagcagcagcaggaaggaCAAATACGACTGCATTAAGAAATATCTCTGTATGGATTGCCCCACTCCCAGCCAATGTGTTGTGGCCCGCACCATCAGCCGACCTCAAGCCCTCATGACAATTGCGACCAAGATTGTGTTGCAGATGGCCTGCAAGATTGGAGGAGAGCTTTGGAGTGTGGAAATACCT CTGAAGCAACTGATGGTTGTGGGTGTGGATTGCTACCACGATACTGCTGCTGGGAAAAGGTCCATCGGTGCTCTGGTGGCTAGCCTCAATCAGAACATGACCAG ATGGTACTCGAAAGTCAAACTGCAAAGCAGAGGTCAAGAAATTATGGATGGACTGAAGATGGCCTTTGCTG GTGCGCTCAAAGACTACTACAAATTCAATAAATGCTTTCCATCCCGCATCATCGTGTACCGTGATGGAGTGGGGGACGGCCAGCTGCACACTATAGTAGACTACGAGGTGGCCCAGATTGTCGACTCCATCAAGTCCATCGGCCAAGACTACAT GCCAAAGCTGAGCGTGGTGGTGGTGAAAAAGCGCATCAACTGCCGGCTCTTTGAGCACAGCAATGGAAAGGTCTTAAACCCACCTCCAGGGACAGTCGTCGACTCCGAAGTCACACGTCCGGAGTG GTACGATTTCTACCTCATTAGCCAGGCTGTCGCCTTTGGAAGTCTCTCTCCTACCCACTACAACGTTGTGTATGATACAAGTGGACTGAAACCTGACCATATGCAGCGGCTCACCTACAAGCTGTGCCACATGTACTACAATTGGCAG ggGATCATCGCAGTCCCTGCACCTTGCCAGTATGCCCACAAATTGGCCTTCCTTGTTGGTCAAAGCCTCCACAAGGAGCCCAACGTGGACCTGGAGGACCTCCTCTTTTATCTCTAG